Proteins encoded within one genomic window of Sphaerotilus montanus:
- a CDS encoding integration host factor subunit beta, which produces MTRSDLVTLLANRFGQLTHRDAEFAVKTMLDAMSDALGKGHRIEIRGFGSFAISHRPPRVGRNPRSGEPVTIPEKLVPHFKPGKALREAVDQPSADRAEG; this is translated from the coding sequence ATGACCCGCTCCGACCTCGTCACCCTGCTGGCCAATCGCTTTGGCCAGCTCACGCACCGCGATGCCGAGTTCGCCGTCAAGACGATGCTCGACGCGATGTCGGACGCGCTCGGAAAAGGTCACCGCATCGAGATCCGTGGTTTCGGCAGCTTCGCGATCAGCCACCGGCCGCCGCGGGTGGGGCGCAATCCCCGCTCCGGCGAGCCGGTCACCATTCCCGAGAAGCTCGTTCCGCATTTCAAGCCGGGCAAGGCCTTGCGCGAGGCTGTCGACCAGCCCTCCGCTGACCGTGCCGAAGGCTGA
- a CDS encoding ComEA family DNA-binding protein — protein MLIRKILSVVLSLAAATCLAAADINKASQAELEAVKGIGPAMSGKILDERKKAPFKDWADVMERVKGVKQATAAKFSTGGLTVNGSTFERAVGAQVAAATVPAAELKSEKKK, from the coding sequence ATGCTGATCCGGAAAATCCTGAGTGTCGTGCTGAGCCTGGCTGCGGCCACCTGTCTGGCTGCGGCCGACATCAACAAGGCCAGCCAGGCCGAGCTGGAGGCGGTGAAGGGCATCGGCCCGGCCATGTCCGGCAAGATCCTCGACGAGCGCAAGAAGGCACCGTTCAAGGACTGGGCCGACGTGATGGAGCGCGTCAAGGGGGTCAAGCAGGCCACGGCGGCCAAGTTTTCCACGGGCGGGCTGACGGTCAACGGCAGCACCTTCGAGCGGGCGGTGGGGGCCCAGGTGGCAGCGGCCACCGTGCCGGCGGCAGAACTCAAGTCCGAGAAGAAGAAGTAA
- a CDS encoding bifunctional 3-phosphoshikimate 1-carboxyvinyltransferase/cytidylate kinase translates to MYSIPFLDLPPLGHAAGTVHLPGSKSISNRLLLLAGLSAGTTTLVDLLDSDDTRVMLDALRTLGCTIEEDGRRTRITGFAGRPAVREAELFLGNAGTAMRPLTAALSVISTLVADTAFTLGGVKRMHERPIGDLVDALRGLGGVVECLGVEGYPPLRVAGGALKLDTPVRVRGDVSSQFLTALLLALPLAATERAVTIEVAGELISKPYIEITLNLLQRFGIAVERHGWERFVIPAGSRYVTPGEVHVEGDASSASYFIALGAIAGVDAPVRIEGVGAASIQGDIRFVEAAEAMGAVVRAEPNALEIRRGAWPLKAIDLDCNHIPDAAMTLAVMALYADGPSTLRNIASWRVKETDRIAAMACELRKLGATVEEGADYIRIAPLATFQPAAIHTYDDHRMAMCLSLAAFNRLNPAGDGEHAVPVRILDPKCVAKTFPDYFETLFSVVAARPADIPVLTIDGPTASGKGTLSACVADRLGYHTLDSGSLYRVTALAARRAGVAATDEAGLAAIARSMALRFEGVRVLLAGEDVSDDLRDEAVGTMASQISAWPAVRAALFDLQCGFRQLPGLVADGRDMGTVIFPDARLKIFLTATAAARAERRLNQLISKGIPASLEDLRADLEARDERDRTRATAPLKPAEDALLLDNSQLGIEASMQQVVVWWNARQPFEVTSAPAH, encoded by the coding sequence ATGTACTCGATTCCCTTCCTCGACCTCCCGCCGCTCGGCCACGCTGCCGGCACGGTGCACCTGCCCGGCTCCAAGAGCATCTCCAACCGCCTGCTGCTGCTGGCCGGCCTGAGCGCGGGCACGACGACGCTGGTCGACCTGCTCGACTCCGACGACACCCGCGTGATGCTGGACGCGCTGCGCACGCTCGGCTGCACCATCGAGGAAGACGGCCGCCGCACCCGCATCACCGGCTTTGCCGGCCGGCCCGCCGTGCGCGAGGCTGAACTGTTCCTCGGCAATGCCGGCACCGCGATGCGCCCGCTGACCGCGGCGCTGTCGGTGATCTCGACGCTGGTGGCGGACACGGCGTTCACGCTCGGCGGCGTCAAGCGCATGCATGAGCGGCCGATCGGTGACCTGGTGGACGCGCTGCGCGGGCTGGGCGGCGTGGTCGAGTGCCTGGGCGTCGAAGGCTATCCGCCGCTGCGCGTCGCGGGCGGCGCGCTGAAGCTGGACACGCCGGTGCGCGTGCGCGGCGACGTGTCGAGCCAGTTCCTGACCGCGCTGCTGCTGGCGCTGCCGCTGGCCGCGACCGAGCGGGCGGTGACGATCGAGGTGGCTGGCGAGCTGATCTCCAAGCCCTACATCGAGATCACGCTGAACCTGCTGCAGCGCTTCGGCATCGCCGTCGAGCGCCACGGCTGGGAGCGCTTCGTCATCCCCGCTGGCAGCCGCTACGTCACACCGGGCGAAGTCCACGTCGAGGGCGATGCGTCGTCGGCGTCCTATTTCATTGCGCTTGGGGCGATCGCTGGCGTGGACGCGCCGGTGCGCATCGAAGGCGTCGGCGCGGCGTCGATCCAGGGCGACATCCGCTTCGTCGAAGCGGCCGAAGCGATGGGCGCGGTGGTCCGTGCCGAGCCGAACGCGCTGGAGATCCGCCGCGGCGCGTGGCCCTTGAAGGCGATCGACCTCGACTGCAACCACATCCCCGACGCGGCGATGACGCTGGCCGTGATGGCGCTCTACGCCGACGGTCCGAGCACGCTGCGCAACATCGCGAGCTGGCGCGTCAAGGAAACCGACCGCATCGCCGCGATGGCCTGCGAGCTGCGCAAGCTCGGCGCCACGGTGGAGGAGGGCGCCGACTACATCCGCATTGCGCCGCTGGCGACCTTCCAGCCGGCCGCCATCCACACCTACGACGACCACCGCATGGCGATGTGCCTGTCGCTGGCGGCGTTCAACCGGCTGAATCCGGCGGGCGACGGCGAACACGCGGTGCCGGTGCGCATCCTGGATCCGAAGTGCGTGGCCAAGACCTTCCCGGACTACTTCGAGACGCTGTTCTCGGTGGTCGCGGCCCGGCCGGCGGACATCCCGGTGCTGACGATCGACGGCCCGACCGCATCCGGCAAGGGCACGTTGTCCGCTTGCGTCGCCGATCGGCTGGGCTACCACACGCTCGATTCCGGCTCGCTGTACCGCGTCACGGCACTGGCGGCCCGGCGCGCTGGCGTGGCGGCCACGGACGAGGCCGGGCTGGCGGCGATCGCCCGCTCGATGGCGCTGCGCTTCGAGGGCGTGCGCGTGCTGCTGGCCGGCGAGGACGTGAGCGACGACCTGCGCGACGAGGCGGTGGGCACGATGGCCTCGCAGATCTCGGCGTGGCCGGCGGTGCGGGCGGCGCTGTTCGATCTGCAGTGCGGCTTCCGGCAACTGCCGGGGCTGGTGGCCGACGGGCGCGACATGGGCACGGTGATCTTCCCCGACGCGCGGCTCAAGATCTTCCTCACGGCGACCGCGGCCGCGCGCGCCGAGCGGCGGCTCAACCAATTGATTTCCAAGGGAATTCCTGCTAGTCTCGAAGACCTTCGGGCCGACTTGGAGGCGCGCGACGAGCGGGACAGAACCCGCGCCACCGCCCCCTTGAAGCCGGCCGAAGACGCGCTCCTGCTGGACAACTCGCAACTGGGCATCGAGGCTTCGATGCAGCAGGTGGTGGTCTGGTGGAACGCGAGACAACCGTTCGAGGTCACGTCGGCGCCCGCCCACTGA
- a CDS encoding LapA family protein, with the protein MRFLSWLFRAAVFFILFAFALNNQHEAQLKWFFGFEFRAPMVLLVLVVFAAGAVFGVLAMTPNWWRQRRRHAARPVPEKSAADPVVAAANLPVVPDVPLSTSPRDGI; encoded by the coding sequence ATGCGATTCCTCTCCTGGCTCTTTCGAGCCGCTGTCTTTTTCATCCTCTTTGCCTTTGCGCTGAACAATCAGCACGAAGCGCAGCTCAAATGGTTCTTCGGCTTCGAGTTCCGCGCACCGATGGTGCTGCTGGTGCTCGTGGTCTTTGCCGCTGGTGCCGTCTTTGGCGTGCTGGCGATGACGCCCAACTGGTGGCGGCAACGCCGTCGCCATGCGGCCCGGCCGGTGCCCGAGAAGTCGGCGGCTGACCCGGTGGTCGCGGCTGCGAACCTGCCCGTGGTGCCTGATGTGCCCCTGAGTACCTCCCCGCGCGATGGAATTTGA
- a CDS encoding patatin-like phospholipase family protein, which translates to MDTPHAPPPPAPGRIGLLLTGGGARAAYQMGVLKAIARIGREAGAPRSSPYQVIAGTSAGAINAAALACQADRFDAAVSEVVDIWSQFRSEQVYRTDSLGIIRTGAPWLTMMSFGWALHRWRRARPHSLLDNSPLEALLLRMVRFDRLPRLMADGHLHALAVTASSYSSGEHVTFYECHEDIAPWTRSQRLAVRTRLGVRHLLASAAIPFVFPATSLPVHERVGWFGDGSMRQAAPISPAVHLGAERVLIVGAGRMHEPPGGHLEISGYPSVAQIAGHALSNIFLDALAVDIERLQRINSTLALLSPEALARTPLRPIEALVIAPSQRLDDLAGKHLDSLPRTVRALLRGVGVSGQGDTARGAALASYLLFESGYTRELIALGEADAQAKRNEVRAFFGWDRRAGALAATPRQAVEPPPETARLTSSSRT; encoded by the coding sequence ATGGACACCCCGCACGCCCCACCGCCACCCGCACCCGGTCGCATCGGACTCCTGCTCACGGGCGGTGGCGCCAGGGCGGCCTACCAGATGGGCGTGCTCAAGGCGATTGCCCGCATCGGCCGGGAAGCCGGGGCACCACGGAGCAGTCCGTACCAGGTGATCGCAGGCACGTCCGCCGGCGCCATCAATGCAGCGGCGCTGGCCTGCCAGGCGGACCGGTTCGACGCCGCCGTGAGCGAGGTGGTCGACATCTGGTCGCAGTTCCGTTCCGAACAGGTCTACCGGACCGACTCGCTGGGCATCATCCGCACCGGCGCGCCGTGGCTGACGATGATGTCCTTCGGATGGGCGCTGCACCGGTGGCGACGCGCACGGCCGCACTCGCTGCTCGACAACAGCCCGCTGGAAGCGCTGCTGCTGCGCATGGTGCGCTTCGACCGGCTGCCGCGGCTGATGGCCGACGGTCACCTGCATGCGCTGGCCGTGACAGCGTCCAGCTATTCCAGCGGCGAGCACGTCACCTTCTACGAGTGCCACGAGGACATCGCGCCCTGGACCCGCTCGCAGCGCCTGGCGGTCCGCACCCGGCTGGGTGTGCGGCACCTGCTGGCGTCTGCCGCCATTCCCTTCGTGTTTCCGGCCACCTCGCTGCCGGTGCACGAGCGCGTTGGCTGGTTCGGGGACGGTTCCATGCGACAGGCGGCCCCCATCTCGCCCGCGGTGCACCTGGGGGCCGAACGGGTGCTGATCGTCGGCGCCGGTCGCATGCACGAGCCACCCGGCGGGCACCTGGAGATCAGCGGCTACCCGAGCGTGGCGCAGATCGCCGGCCATGCACTGTCCAACATCTTCCTCGACGCACTCGCAGTGGACATCGAACGCCTGCAGCGCATCAACAGCACCCTGGCGCTGCTGTCGCCAGAGGCCCTCGCACGCACCCCGCTCCGCCCGATCGAAGCACTGGTGATCGCGCCGAGCCAGCGTCTGGACGACCTGGCCGGCAAGCACCTGGACAGCCTGCCACGCACCGTCCGGGCGCTGCTGCGGGGCGTGGGGGTCTCTGGTCAGGGCGATACGGCGCGGGGTGCGGCGCTTGCCAGCTACCTGCTGTTCGAGTCCGGCTACACCCGCGAGCTGATTGCCCTCGGTGAAGCCGATGCCCAGGCGAAGCGCAACGAGGTGCGGGCCTTTTTCGGCTGGGACCGCAGGGCCGGTGCCCTCGCGGCGACACCACGCCAGGCCGTGGAGCCGCCGCCCGAAACCGCCCGGCTTACTTCTTCTTCTCGGACTTGA
- the lapB gene encoding lipopolysaccharide assembly protein LapB, whose protein sequence is MEFDLQWLLLGLPLAFGFGWLASRFDLRQWRRDAESSPRAYFKGLNLLLNEQQDKAIDAFIEAVQHDPGSSDLHFALGNLFRRRGEYERAVRVHQHLLARADLPAAERDRAQHALAQDYLKAGLFDRAESAYKALEGTAFATDARLALLTLHERSRDWKSAIEVARGLETVAAGSFSQRIAHYDCELALEADARGQSDDALAALEKARQAAPQAARPLVLAGQRCARLGQHDQALGWWLPLASVHPGALSVIATELAASALACGRGDEARAVLRELHARAPTSDLLAALLKLDGDAQSRRQLLLTHLQVQPGLGPALSLLREHGREPLDVQELQAVQVSVAQALKPLQRYRCAACGFEAQQYFWQCPGCHGWDTFPPRRLEDH, encoded by the coding sequence ATGGAATTTGACCTGCAGTGGCTGCTGCTGGGCTTGCCGCTGGCCTTCGGTTTCGGCTGGCTGGCGTCCCGCTTCGACCTGCGGCAATGGCGGCGCGACGCCGAGTCCTCGCCCCGGGCCTACTTCAAGGGCCTCAACCTGCTGCTCAACGAACAGCAGGACAAGGCCATCGACGCCTTCATCGAGGCCGTCCAGCACGACCCTGGCAGCTCGGACCTGCACTTCGCGCTGGGCAACCTGTTCCGCCGCCGCGGCGAGTACGAGCGGGCGGTGCGCGTGCACCAGCACCTGCTCGCCCGGGCCGATCTGCCCGCAGCCGAGCGCGACCGCGCGCAGCACGCCCTGGCGCAGGACTATCTCAAGGCCGGTCTGTTCGACCGCGCCGAATCCGCCTACAAGGCGCTGGAAGGCACGGCCTTCGCGACCGACGCCCGTCTCGCGCTGCTGACGCTGCACGAGCGCTCGCGCGACTGGAAGTCCGCGATCGAAGTGGCCCGCGGGCTGGAGACCGTGGCGGCCGGCTCGTTCAGCCAGCGCATCGCCCATTACGACTGCGAGCTGGCGCTCGAAGCCGACGCCCGCGGGCAGAGCGACGACGCACTGGCTGCATTGGAAAAGGCCCGCCAGGCCGCTCCCCAGGCTGCCCGTCCTCTGGTGCTGGCGGGTCAGCGCTGCGCCCGACTCGGACAGCATGACCAGGCGCTGGGCTGGTGGCTGCCGCTGGCCAGCGTGCACCCCGGTGCGCTGTCGGTGATCGCCACCGAACTGGCAGCCAGTGCGCTGGCCTGCGGCCGTGGCGACGAGGCGCGGGCCGTGCTGCGCGAACTGCATGCGCGGGCACCGACCTCGGACCTGCTGGCAGCGCTGCTCAAGCTGGATGGGGACGCGCAGTCGCGCCGCCAGCTGCTGCTGACGCACCTGCAGGTGCAGCCGGGGCTCGGTCCGGCGCTGAGCCTGCTGCGCGAGCACGGCCGCGAGCCGCTGGACGTGCAAGAGTTGCAGGCGGTGCAGGTCAGCGTCGCCCAGGCGCTGAAACCCCTGCAGCGCTACCGCTGCGCAGCCTGCGGCTTCGAGGCGCAGCAGTATTTCTGGCAGTGCCCCGGCTGCCACGGCTGGGACACCTTCCCGCCACGCCGTCTCGAAGACCACTGA
- the rpsA gene encoding 30S ribosomal protein S1, whose product MSQAAMADFGMDSFASMFEESLQRSNMRAGEVISAEVVRIEHNFVVVNAGLKSEAYVPLEEFKNDKGELEVQVGDFVSVAIDAIENGYGDTILSRDKAKRLASWLSLETALESGDFVTGTVSGKVKGGLTVLVNGIRAFLPGSLLDTRPVKDMSPYEGKTMEFKVIKLDRKRNNVVLSRRAVVEASMGEERAKLLETLREGAFVNGVVKNITEYGAFVDLGGIDGLLHITDMAWRRVRHPSEVVTVGQELTAKVLKFDAEKNRVSLGLKQMGDDPWYGVSRRYPSSTRLFGKVTNIADYGAFVEIEPGIEGLVHVSEMDWTNKNVAPSKIVALGDEVEVMVLEIDEDKRRISLGMKQCRANPWDEFAQNFKRGDKVKGPVKSITDFGVFVGLAAGIDGLVHLSDLSWNETGEAAVRNFKKGQEVEAVVLGIDVERERISLGIKQLDADPFTNYTSINDRGMTVTGKVKTVDARGAEIQLSDEVTGYLRASELARERVEDARNLLKEGDDVSAMIINIDRKTRSIQLSIKAKDSIEQQEALQRLSVDNRETVGNAGTTSLGALLKAKLDQGN is encoded by the coding sequence ATGTCCCAAGCAGCTATGGCCGATTTCGGCATGGATTCCTTCGCGTCGATGTTCGAGGAGTCGCTCCAGCGCTCCAACATGCGCGCTGGTGAAGTGATCTCGGCGGAAGTCGTCCGCATCGAACACAACTTCGTCGTCGTCAACGCCGGCCTGAAGTCCGAAGCCTACGTTCCCCTGGAAGAGTTCAAGAACGACAAGGGCGAGCTCGAAGTCCAGGTCGGCGACTTCGTGTCGGTGGCCATCGACGCCATCGAAAACGGCTACGGCGACACCATCCTGTCGCGCGACAAGGCCAAGCGTCTGGCCTCGTGGCTGTCGCTGGAAACCGCGCTGGAGTCCGGCGACTTCGTGACCGGCACCGTCTCGGGCAAGGTCAAGGGCGGCCTGACGGTCCTCGTCAACGGCATCCGCGCCTTCCTGCCGGGCTCGCTGCTCGACACGCGTCCGGTCAAGGACATGAGCCCGTACGAGGGCAAGACGATGGAGTTCAAGGTCATCAAGCTCGACCGCAAGCGCAACAACGTCGTGCTGTCGCGCCGTGCTGTGGTGGAAGCTTCGATGGGCGAAGAGCGCGCCAAGCTGCTGGAAACGCTGCGCGAAGGTGCCTTCGTCAACGGCGTGGTCAAGAACATCACCGAATACGGTGCGTTCGTGGACCTGGGTGGCATCGACGGCCTGCTGCACATCACCGACATGGCATGGCGCCGTGTCCGTCACCCGAGCGAAGTGGTGACGGTTGGTCAGGAACTGACCGCCAAGGTCCTGAAGTTCGACGCCGAGAAGAACCGCGTCTCGCTGGGCCTGAAGCAGATGGGCGACGATCCGTGGTACGGCGTGTCGCGTCGCTACCCGTCGAGCACCCGCCTGTTCGGCAAGGTCACCAACATCGCCGACTATGGCGCGTTCGTCGAGATCGAACCGGGCATCGAAGGCCTGGTGCACGTCTCCGAAATGGACTGGACCAACAAGAACGTCGCGCCTTCGAAGATCGTTGCTCTGGGCGACGAGGTCGAAGTCATGGTGCTGGAGATCGACGAAGACAAGCGTCGCATCTCGCTGGGCATGAAGCAGTGCCGCGCCAACCCGTGGGACGAGTTCGCGCAGAACTTCAAGCGCGGCGACAAGGTCAAGGGCCCCGTCAAGTCGATCACCGACTTCGGCGTGTTCGTTGGTCTGGCCGCTGGCATCGACGGTCTGGTGCACCTGTCCGACCTGAGCTGGAACGAGACTGGCGAAGCGGCCGTGCGCAACTTCAAGAAGGGCCAGGAAGTCGAAGCCGTCGTTCTGGGCATCGATGTCGAGCGCGAGCGCATCTCGCTGGGCATCAAGCAGCTCGACGCCGACCCGTTCACCAACTACACCTCCATCAATGACCGTGGCATGACGGTCACCGGCAAGGTGAAGACGGTCGACGCCCGTGGCGCCGAGATCCAGCTGAGCGACGAAGTCACCGGCTACCTGCGTGCTTCCGAGCTGGCCCGCGAGCGTGTCGAAGACGCCCGCAACCTGCTGAAGGAAGGCGACGACGTGTCCGCCATGATCATCAACATCGACCGCAAGACGCGTTCGATCCAGTTGTCGATCAAGGCCAAGGACAGCATCGAGCAGCAGGAAGCCCTGCAGCGCCTGTCGGTGGACAACCGCGAGACGGTTGGCAACGCTGGTACCACCAGCCTGGGCGCTCTGCTCAAGGCCAAGCTGGACCAAGGCAACTGA